From Carettochelys insculpta isolate YL-2023 chromosome 3, ASM3395843v1, whole genome shotgun sequence, a single genomic window includes:
- the LTV1 gene encoding protein LTV1 homolog, which translates to MPHRRKKPFIEKKKAVTFHLVHRSQRDPLTADDTAPQRVLLPAQKGDEEQRRAEQRKYGVFFDDDYDYLQHLKEASGASELVPSNVPGLQRSIVVREEAEIEEESQQIPVPAIKLPSSVFASEFEEDVGLLNKAAPVSGPRLDFDPDIVAALDDDFDFDNPDNLLDDDFVLKANEQEKGDWKGEEGSGTEDEDEWEDMDDDGKDDNSSEDYDSEGPLSDDEKVGEEMKEFLFMEEETKSRFTEYSMTSSVMRRNEQLTLLDERFEKFFEQFDDDEIGALDNVELEGFIHTDSTRLQEVLNDYYKEKAKDCVKPNALEPERDLESPLNEKGEEEEFVTLVIEEPKEKWDCESILSTYSNLYNHPKLIEEPTKFKPIKISHKTGIPLEVLPQRGLTAKQTERVQMIDQSDLPRVSTQPRSKNESREDRKARKQAIREERKERRIEKKANKLAFKLEKTRQEKELLNLRQNIQGLKLS; encoded by the exons ATG CCTCACAGAAGGAAGAAGCCCTTTATAGAGAAAAAGAAAGCTGTAACATTTCACCTGGTACACAGGAGTCAGAGGGATCCTTTGACGGCTGATGATACTGCACCTCAGAGAGTTCTGTTACCTGCACAGAAG GGAgatgaggagcagagaagagcagaGCAGCGGAAGTATGGCGTGTTCTTTGATGATGACTATGACTACCTGCAGCATCTAAAAGAAGCCTCTGGTGCCTCTGAGCTAGTCCCCTCTAATGTGCCTGGTCTACAGAGGAGCATTGTAGTGAGAGAGGAAGCAGAGATAGAggaagaaagtcagcaaattccA GTTCCTGCTATTAAGTTGCCTTCCTCAGTGTTTGCCTCAGAGTTTGAAGAGGATGTGGGACTGTTAAATAAAGCTGCTCCTGTGTCAG GACCACGTCTGGATTTTGACCCTGATATTGTCGCAGCTCTTGATGATGACTTTGACTTTGACAATCCAGATAATCTTCTTGACGATGACTTTGTCCTAAAGGCCAATGAGCAAGAGAAAGGGGACTGGAAAGGAGAGGA GGGCTCTGGTACTGAGGATGAAGATGAGTGGGAGGATATGGATGATGATGGAAAGGACGACAATAGTAGTGAAGATTATGATTCAGAGGGTCCTTTGTCAGATGATGAGAAAGTTGGTGAAGAGATGAAAGAGTTTCTTTTCATGGAAGAAGAGACTAAGAGTCGTTTCACAGAATACTCCATGACTTCATCAGTAATGAGAAGGAATGAGCAGTTGACCCTGCTAGATGAGAGGTTTGAGAAG TTCTTTGAACAGTTTGATGATGATGAGATTGGAGCGTTGGATAATGTCGAATTAGAAGGCTTTATTCACACTGACAGTACTCGATTGCAGGAAGTCCTGAATGACTATTACAAAGAGAAAGCTAAGGA CTGTGTGAAACCCAATGCCCTTGAACCAGAACGGGATTTAGAATCTCCACTTAATGAGAAGGGTGAAGAAGAAGAATTTGTAACTTTAGTTATTGAGGAACCCAAAGAGAAATGGGATTGTGAATCCATTTTAA GTACATACTCAAACTTGTATAATCATCCAAAACTTATTGAGGAACCAACAAAG TTTAAACCAATCAAAATTTCTCACAAGACTGGAATTCCACTGGAAGTTTTGCCTCAGAGAGGTCTTACGGCTAAACAGACTGAACGCGTGCAAATGATTGATCAAAGTGATCTGCcaagagtatccacacagccacGTTCCAAGAATGAGAGCAGAGAGGATAGAAAAGCTAGAAAACAGGCTATACGGGAAGAAAGAAAG GAACGCAGAATAGAGAAGAAAGCCAACAAATTAGCTTTCAAGCTGGAAAAAACAAGGCAAGAAAAAGAACTGCTCAATCTGAGACAGAACATACAAGGGCTCAAGCTATCATAA